In the genome of Danio rerio strain Tuebingen ecotype United States chromosome 23, GRCz12tu, whole genome shotgun sequence, one region contains:
- the uba1 gene encoding ubiquitin-like modifier-activating enzyme 1 (The RefSeq protein has 2 substitutions compared to this genomic sequence): MSSSPLSKKRRVSGSETKTGSHCSSSNSVRTELSHTPANGMAKNGNDAEIDEGLYSRQLYVLGHDAMKRMQSSNVLISGLRGLGVEIAKNVILGGVKSVTLHDQGVAEWKDLSSQFYLREEDLGKNRADVSQPRLAELNSYVPVTSYTGTLTNEYLTKFQVVVLTNSSLDEQTRIGEFCHSNGIKLIVADTRGLFGQLFCDFGEVMIVFDTNGEQPLSAMISMITKDSAGVVTCLDEARHGFESGDYVTFTEVQGMTELNGCDPVEIKTLGPYTFSICDTSSFSDYVRGGIVTQVKMPKKIAFKSLSSSMAEPEFLLTDFAKFDRPGQLHVGFQALHAFEKKHSRLPKPWNQADADELMTLAEEVNAAQTGSAKQEELDQAVIKKLACVAAGDLAPVNAFIGGLAAQEVMKACTGKFMPIMQWLYFDALECLPEPEEVILTEEECAPRNCRYDGQIAVFGSKLQELLAKQRYFLVGAGAIGCELLKNFAMMGLASGEGEVIVTDMDTIEKSNLNRQFLFRPWDVTKMKSETAAAAVKQMNPSVRITGHQNRVGPDTEKVYDDDFFECLDGVANALDNVDARMYMDRRCVYYRKPLLESGTLGTKGNVQVVIPFITESYSSSQDPPEKSIPICTLKNFPNAIEHTLQWARDEFEGLFKQPAENALQYLTDSKFMERTLKLPGAQPLEVVESVYKSLVTDRPRNWDDCVTWARNHWQCQYNNNIRQLLHNFPPDQLTSSGAPFWSGPKRCPHPLEFSTNNDLHMDYILAAANLYALSYGLPSCNDRSALTKLLQDIKVPEFTPKSGVKIHVSDQELQSANASVDDSRLEELKTLLPSLEASSQFKLCPIEFEKDDDTNFHMDFIVAASNLRAENYDIPPADRHKSKLIAGKIIPAIATTTAAVVGLVCLELLKIVQGHKKLESYKNGFMNLALPFFAFSEPIAAPKHKYYEIDWTLWDRFKVKGIQPNGEEMTLRQFLDYFKNEHKLEITMLSQGVSMLYSFFMPAAKLKERLELPMTEIVTKVSKKKLGKHVKALVFELCCNDDTEEDVEVPYVRYTIR; encoded by the exons ATGTCCAGCTCGCCGCTGTCCAAGAAGCGTCGCGTGTCAGGATCAGAGACGAAGACGGGATCCCATTGCTCCTCCTCTAACTCTGTCAGAACTGAACTGTCACACACACCAGCTAAC GGCATGGCTAAGAATGGAAATGATGCTGAGATCGACGAGGGCCTGTACTCCAGACAGCT GTACGTGCTGGGTCATGATGCTATGAAGCGTATGCAGAGCTCTAATGTTCTTATCTCGGGACTGCGAGGTTTAGGGGTAGAGATCGCTAAGAATGTCATTCTGGGTGGAGTCAAAAGCGTCACCCTGCACGATCAGGGAGTGGCCGAGTGGAAGGACCTTTCATCACAG TTTTACCTGCGTGAGGAGGATCTTGGGAAGAACCGTGCTGATGTCAGTCAGCCTCGACTGGCAGAACTGAACAGTTATGTGCCTGTAACCTCCTACACTGGCACCCTCACCAATGAATACCTGACCAAATTTCAG GTTGTTGTGCTCACCAACTCTagtcttgatgaacagacacgTATCGGGGAATTTTGCCACAGTAATGGCATCAAGTTGATTGTGGCAGACACACGTGGACTGTTTGG GCAACTGTTCTGTGATTTTGGGGAGGAAATGATAGTATTCGACACAAACGGAGAACAGCCATTGAGCGCCATGATCTCAATGATCACAAAA gacagCGCTGGTGTGGTTACGTGTCTGGATGAAGCACGGCACGGATTTGAGAGCGGAGACTATGTCACTTTCACAGAAGTGCAGGGCATGACGGAACTTAATGGCTGTGATCCAGTAGAGATCAAGACACTgg GTCCTTACACTTTCAGCATCTGTGACACCAGCTCATTCTCTGACTATGTGAGAGGTGGTATTGTCACACAAGTGAAGATGCCCAAGAAGATTGCCTTT AAATCCCTGTCCTCCTCCATGGCCGAACCAGAGTTCTTGCTGACTGATTTTGCCAAATTTGATCGTCCAGGCCAACTCCACGTGGGCTTTCAGGCACTGCATGCATTTGAGAAGAAGCACAGTCGTCTGCCAAAGCCCTGGAATCAG GCAGATGCGGATGAGCTTATGACTCTGGCTGAAGAGGTGAATGCTGCACAGACAGGATCTGCCAAGCAAGAGGAGCTGGACCAGGCAGTCATAAAAAAGCTGGCCTGCGTGGCTGCTGGAGACCTGGCACCCGTCAATGCCTTTATTGGTGGGCTTGCTGCCCAGGAGGTTATGAAG GCCTGCACAGGGAAGTTTATGCCCATCATGCAGTGGCTGTATTTTGATGCTTTGGAGTGCTTACCTGAGCCTGAGGAAGTCATTCTTACAGAGGAAGAGTGTGCTCCT AGGAACTGCCGGTATGACGGCCAGATTGCCGTCTTTGGGTCCAAGCTGCAGGAGCTGTTAGCCAAGCAGAGATATTTTCTG GTTGGTGCTGGAGCCATTGGCTGTGAGCTGCTGAAGAACTTTGCTATGATGGGCTTGGCCAGTGGTGAAGGAGAGGTCATAGTCACTGACATGGACACCATTGAGAAGTCCAATCTCAATCGACAGTTCCTCTTCAGACCCTGGGATGTCACG AAGATGaagagtgagactgctgctgCGGCAGTGAAGCAGATGAACCCGTCAGTCCGTATCACTGGTCACCAGAACCGTGTGGGACCGGACACGGAGAAGGTCTATGATGATGACTTTTTTGAATGCCTTGATGGAGTGGCAAATGCTCTTGACAATGTAGATGCCC GTATGTATATGGATCGGAGGTGTGTGTACTACCGTAAGCCATTGCTGGAGTCTGGTACTCTTGGCACCAAAGGAAACGTGCAGGTGGTCATTCCCTTCATCACAGAGTCCTACAGCTCCAGCCAGGATCCTCCAGAGAAGTCCATTCCTATCTGCACACTCAAGAACTTCCCAAATGCAATCGAACACACCCTACAG TGGGCTCGTGATGAGTTTGAGGGACTGTTCAAGCAACCTGCTGAAAACGCCTTGCAGTATCTGAC AGACTCAAAGTTTATGGAGCGCACACTGAAGCTCCCTGGAGCTCAGCCGCTGGAGGTGGTGGAATCGGTTTACAAGAGTCTGGTGACAGACAGGCCACGCAACTGGGATGACTGTGTAACCTGGGCCCGCAACCACTGGCAGTGTCAATATAACAATAACATCCGTCAGCTGCTGCACAATTTCCCCCCAGACCAG CTTACAAGCTCTGGGGCGCCATTCTGGTCAGGTCCAAAGAGATGTCCTCATCCATTAGAATTCAGCACTAACAAT GATCTTCACATGGACTACATTTTGGCAGCAGCTAACTTGTATGCCCTGTCATACGGCCTGCCATCCTGCAATGACCGCTCAGCTCTGACCAAGCTTTTGCAGGATATTAAAGTGCCTGAGTTCACACCCAAGTCAGGAGTCAAGATTCACGTGTCTGATCAGGAGCTGCAGAGTGCCAACGCATCAGTCG ATGACTCGAGGCTCGAAGAGCTGAAGACACTGTTGCCTTCTTTAGAAGCATCTTCTCAATTCAAGCTCTGTCCTATTGAATTTGAAAAG GACGATGACACAAACTTCCACATGGACTTCATTGTAGCGGCATCTAATCTGAGAGCAGAGAACTATGACATTCCTCCTGCAGACAGACACAAG AGCAAACTCATTGCTGGAAAAATCATTCCAGCCATTGCCACAACAACAGCCGCTGTTGTAGGTCTGGTGTGTCTGGAGTTGCTGAAGATCGTTCAGGGGCACAAGAAGCTCGAGTCCTACAAAAATGGCTTCATGAACCTTGCTCTGCCTTTCTTTGCCTTCTCCGAGCCTATAGCTGCCCCCAAGCACAAG TACTACGAGATTGATTGGACACTTTGGGACCGTTTTGAGGTGAAGGGCATTCAGCCTAATGGAGAGGAAATGACACTCCGGCAGTTCCTGGATTATTTCAAG AATGAACACAAACTGGAGATCACGATGCTCTCTCAGGGAGTTTCTATGCTCTACTCTTTCTTCATGCCTGCAGCCAAACTCAAAGAAAGACTGGAACTACC GATGACTGAGATCGTGACCAAAGTGTCCAAGAAGAAACTGGGCAAGCATGTCAAAGCACTAGTGTTTGAGCTCTGCTGCAATGACGACACAGAAGAAGACGTAGAGGTGCCCTATGTCAGATACACCATCCGCTGA
- the uba1 gene encoding ubiquitin-like modifier-activating enzyme 1 isoform X1, whose amino-acid sequence MSSSPLSKKRRVSGSETKTGSHCSSSNSVRTELSHTPANGMAKNGNDAEIDEGLYSRQLYVLGHDAMKRMQSSNVLISGLRGLGVEIAKNVILGGVKSVTLHDQGVAEWKDLSSQFYLREEDLGKNRADVSQPRLAELNSYVPVTSYTGTLTNEYLTKFQVVVLTNSSLDEQTRIGEFCHSNGIKLIVADTRGLFGQLFCDFGEEMIVFDTNGEQPLSAMISMITKDSAGVVTCLDEARHGFESGDYVTFTEVQGMTELNGCDPVEIKTLGPYTFSICDTSSFSDYVRGGIVTQVKMPKKIAFKSLSSSMAEPEFLLTDFAKFDRPGQLHVGFQALHAFEKKHSRLPKPWNQADADELMTLAEEVNAAQTGSAKQEELDQAVIKKLACVAAGDLAPVNAFIGGLAAQEVMKACTGKFMPIMQWLYFDALECLPEPEEVILTEEECAPRNCRYDGQIAVFGSKLQELLAKQRYFLVGAGAIGCELLKNFAMMGLASGEGEVIVTDMDTIEKSNLNRQFLFRPWDVTKMKSETAAAAVKQMNPSVRITGHQNRVGPDTEKVYDDDFFECLDGVANALDNVDARMYMDRRCVYYRKPLLESGTLGTKGNVQVVIPFITESYSSSQDPPEKSIPICTLKNFPNAIEHTLQWARDEFEGLFKQPAENALQYLTDSKFMERTLKLPGAQPLEVVESVYKSLVTDRPRNWDDCVTWARNHWQCQYNNNIRQLLHNFPPDQLTSSGAPFWSGPKRCPHPLEFSTNNDLHMDYILAAANLYALSYGLPSCNDRSALTKLLQDIKVPEFTPKSGVKIHVSDQELQSANASVDDSRLEELKTLLPSLEASSQFKLCPIEFEKDDDTNFHMDFIVAASNLRAENYDIPPADRHKSKLIAGKIIPAIATTTAAVVGLVCLELLKIVQGHKKLESYKNGFMNLALPFFAFSEPIAAPKHKYYEIDWTLWDRFEVKGIQPNGEEMTLRQFLDYFKNEHKLEITMLSQGVSMLYSFFMPAAKLKERLELPMTEIVTKVSKKKLGKHVKALVFELCCNDDTEEDVEVPYVRYTIR is encoded by the exons ATGTCCAGCTCGCCGCTGTCCAAGAAGCGTCGCGTGTCAGGATCAGAGACGAAGACGGGATCCCATTGCTCCTCCTCTAACTCTGTCAGAACTGAACTGTCACACACACCAGCTAAC GGCATGGCTAAGAATGGAAATGATGCTGAGATCGACGAGGGCCTGTACTCCAGACAGCT GTACGTGCTGGGTCATGATGCTATGAAGCGTATGCAGAGCTCTAATGTTCTTATCTCGGGACTGCGAGGTTTAGGGGTAGAGATCGCTAAGAATGTCATTCTGGGTGGAGTCAAAAGCGTCACCCTGCACGATCAGGGAGTGGCCGAGTGGAAGGACCTTTCATCACAG TTTTACCTGCGTGAGGAGGATCTTGGGAAGAACCGTGCTGATGTCAGTCAGCCTCGACTGGCAGAACTGAACAGTTATGTGCCTGTAACCTCCTACACTGGCACCCTCACCAATGAATACCTGACCAAATTTCAG GTTGTTGTGCTCACCAACTCTagtcttgatgaacagacacgTATCGGGGAATTTTGCCACAGTAATGGCATCAAGTTGATTGTGGCAGACACACGTGGACTGTTTGG GCAACTGTTCTGTGATTTTGGGGAGGAAATGATAGTATTCGACACAAACGGAGAACAGCCATTGAGCGCCATGATCTCAATGATCACAAAA gacagCGCTGGTGTGGTTACGTGTCTGGATGAAGCACGGCACGGATTTGAGAGCGGAGACTATGTCACTTTCACAGAAGTGCAGGGCATGACGGAACTTAATGGCTGTGATCCAGTAGAGATCAAGACACTgg GTCCTTACACTTTCAGCATCTGTGACACCAGCTCATTCTCTGACTATGTGAGAGGTGGTATTGTCACACAAGTGAAGATGCCCAAGAAGATTGCCTTT AAATCCCTGTCCTCCTCCATGGCCGAACCAGAGTTCTTGCTGACTGATTTTGCCAAATTTGATCGTCCAGGCCAACTCCACGTGGGCTTTCAGGCACTGCATGCATTTGAGAAGAAGCACAGTCGTCTGCCAAAGCCCTGGAATCAG GCAGATGCGGATGAGCTTATGACTCTGGCTGAAGAGGTGAATGCTGCACAGACAGGATCTGCCAAGCAAGAGGAGCTGGACCAGGCAGTCATAAAAAAGCTGGCCTGCGTGGCTGCTGGAGACCTGGCACCCGTCAATGCCTTTATTGGTGGGCTTGCTGCCCAGGAGGTTATGAAG GCCTGCACAGGGAAGTTTATGCCCATCATGCAGTGGCTGTATTTTGATGCTTTGGAGTGCTTACCTGAGCCTGAGGAAGTCATTCTTACAGAGGAAGAGTGTGCTCCT AGGAACTGCCGGTATGACGGCCAGATTGCCGTCTTTGGGTCCAAGCTGCAGGAGCTGTTAGCCAAGCAGAGATATTTTCTG GTTGGTGCTGGAGCCATTGGCTGTGAGCTGCTGAAGAACTTTGCTATGATGGGCTTGGCCAGTGGTGAAGGAGAGGTCATAGTCACTGACATGGACACCATTGAGAAGTCCAATCTCAATCGACAGTTCCTCTTCAGACCCTGGGATGTCACG AAGATGaagagtgagactgctgctgCGGCAGTGAAGCAGATGAACCCGTCAGTCCGTATCACTGGTCACCAGAACCGTGTGGGACCGGACACGGAGAAGGTCTATGATGATGACTTTTTTGAATGCCTTGATGGAGTGGCAAATGCTCTTGACAATGTAGATGCCC GTATGTATATGGATCGGAGGTGTGTGTACTACCGTAAGCCATTGCTGGAGTCTGGTACTCTTGGCACCAAAGGAAACGTGCAGGTGGTCATTCCCTTCATCACAGAGTCCTACAGCTCCAGCCAGGATCCTCCAGAGAAGTCCATTCCTATCTGCACACTCAAGAACTTCCCAAATGCAATCGAACACACCCTACAG TGGGCTCGTGATGAGTTTGAGGGACTGTTCAAGCAACCTGCTGAAAACGCCTTGCAGTATCTGAC AGACTCAAAGTTTATGGAGCGCACACTGAAGCTCCCTGGAGCTCAGCCGCTGGAGGTGGTGGAATCGGTTTACAAGAGTCTGGTGACAGACAGGCCACGCAACTGGGATGACTGTGTAACCTGGGCCCGCAACCACTGGCAGTGTCAATATAACAATAACATCCGTCAGCTGCTGCACAATTTCCCCCCAGACCAG CTTACAAGCTCTGGGGCGCCATTCTGGTCAGGTCCAAAGAGATGTCCTCATCCATTAGAATTCAGCACTAACAAT GATCTTCACATGGACTACATTTTGGCAGCAGCTAACTTGTATGCCCTGTCATACGGCCTGCCATCCTGCAATGACCGCTCAGCTCTGACCAAGCTTTTGCAGGATATTAAAGTGCCTGAGTTCACACCCAAGTCAGGAGTCAAGATTCACGTGTCTGATCAGGAGCTGCAGAGTGCCAACGCATCAGTCG ATGACTCGAGGCTCGAAGAGCTGAAGACACTGTTGCCTTCTTTAGAAGCATCTTCTCAATTCAAGCTCTGTCCTATTGAATTTGAAAAG GACGATGACACAAACTTCCACATGGACTTCATTGTAGCGGCATCTAATCTGAGAGCAGAGAACTATGACATTCCTCCTGCAGACAGACACAAG AGCAAACTCATTGCTGGAAAAATCATTCCAGCCATTGCCACAACAACAGCCGCTGTTGTAGGTCTGGTGTGTCTGGAGTTGCTGAAGATCGTTCAGGGGCACAAGAAGCTCGAGTCCTACAAAAATGGCTTCATGAACCTTGCTCTGCCTTTCTTTGCCTTCTCCGAGCCTATAGCTGCCCCCAAGCACAAG TACTACGAGATTGATTGGACACTTTGGGACCGTTTTGAGGTGAAGGGCATTCAGCCTAATGGAGAGGAAATGACACTCCGGCAGTTCCTGGATTATTTCAAG AATGAACACAAACTGGAGATCACGATGCTCTCTCAGGGAGTTTCTATGCTCTACTCTTTCTTCATGCCTGCAGCCAAACTCAAAGAAAGACTGGAACTACC GATGACTGAGATCGTGACCAAAGTGTCCAAGAAGAAACTGGGCAAGCATGTCAAAGCACTAGTGTTTGAGCTCTGCTGCAATGACGACACAGAAGAAGACGTAGAGGTGCCCTATGTCAGATACACCATCCGCTGA